The DNA sequence TGGTGATGACCGTGATGGCGCTGGAAGCGGCGGTGGGCTTTGCCCTGGCGACCCAGCGCTTCCGCAGCCGCGGCTCGGTAGAGGTAGAAGAGGCCGCTGACTTAAAGGAGGAAGGCGTATGATAGCGCTGATTCTCCTCGCGCCCCTGCTGGCGGGCCTGCTGATGGTAGTGGTGCGCCGGTTTCCGGCGGCGCTGGGGCTGGGCGGCGGGCTGGCTTCGCTGGCCGGGGCGGGTGGCTTGCTCTACCAGGTGCGGCAGCACACGGCGGCCGGGCTCACGCTGCCGGGTCTGCCGGGAATGCCGTTTCGACTGGAAGCCACGCCTTTTACGGCGGTGCTGGCCCTGGTGGTGGCCGTCGTGGCGCTGCTGATTCTAACCTACGCCTGCGGCTACATGGCCCGCGAGCGGGGCCAGGTGTGGTTCTGGAGCAGCATGATGCTCTTCATTGCCGCAATGCAGCTACTGGTACTGGCCGCCGACTGGCTCCTGTTCATCACCGGCTGGGAGCTGATGGGACTGGCGTCCTACCTGCTGATTGCGACCTGGCACTGGGAAGAAAAAGCCCGACAGGGCGCCTTCAAGGCCTTTCTGCTCACCCGCGGCACCGACCTGGGCCTCTACCTGGGCGTGGTGCTCATTATTCTGCAAACCGGCACCAACCTCATGGAGCCGCAGCCGGGCCGGCTGCTCTCGCTGGTGGGGGCGCTGGCGCTGCTGCTGGCCGTGATGGGCAAGTCGGCGCAGGTGCCGTTCCAGAGCTGGCTGTCGGGGGCCATGGCGGGCCCAACGCCCGTGTCGGCGCTGCTGCATTCGGCCACGATGGTGGCTGCCGGGGTAGTACTCCTGCTCCGGGCCTACCCGCTGCTGCCCCCGGCCAGCCTGCCGTTCGTGGGGGCCGTGGGGGGGCTGACCATTGTGCTGACCGGCCTGACGGCCCTGGTCAGCAACGACATCAAGCAGCTGCTGGCCGCCTCCACGTCGAGCCAGCTGGGGTTTATGCTGCTGGCCCTGGCCGCTGGCTCGCCGGCGGCGGCCGTGGCGCACCTGCTGGCGCACGCCTTCATGAAAAGCAGCCTGTTTCTGAGCGCGGGCATCTTTCAGCACCAAAACGACGACACGGCCTTCGTCCGCATCAGCGGCAGCGGCCGGTGGGCACCCTGGGCGTTCGGCGGCTGGGCGCTGGCCGGCCTGGCGCTGGCTGGGGTACCGCCGCTGGTCGGCTATTGGTCGAAGGACGCGGTGCTGACGGCCGGCTACCAGTCCGGCCATCCGGGGCCGTACTTCGGCGTGGCGGTGCTGGGGGCGGCGCTCACAGCCCTCTACATGGGCCGGTCCATCCGGCTGCTCTGGACCGGCCCCGAGCGCCCGCCGACCGCCGCCGTCACCGGCATCTGGTCTATGCGGGCGGGGCTGGCGCTGCTGGTGGGCGGCGTGGTAGTGGGCGGGGGGCTGCTGGCCCCGGCGCTCCGCTTCGTGGGGCTGACGCTGCCGGAAAATGCGACGGCCCAATTCAGCGGGCTGGCGGCGGCGGTGGGGGGCCTGGGAGTCGGCTTCTTCCTGTTCCGCGCCGCTGATTTCCGGCAGCCCGTGCTTCGGTTCGCGCGGCAGAACTACCCCCTGGCCGGCGGCTTCGAGGCCGTGGTGGGGCAGCCGGTGCTGGCCCTGGCGGCCGGGTGCCGGGACTTCGACCTGCGCCTGCACCAGCTCGTGCTGGGGGTAGGCCAGGCCGCGCTGGGCCTGGCCAGCGCCGGTACCGCCGCCGATGCCGGCCTGAGCGGTGCCGCCCAGGCGGCGGGCCGCCGCACCCTGGCACTGGCGGACGGCATTCGCCAGTTGGCGGAAACCGGCATCTCGGGG is a window from the Hymenobacter nivis genome containing:
- a CDS encoding NADH-quinone oxidoreductase subunit 5 family protein; this translates as MIALILLAPLLAGLLMVVVRRFPAALGLGGGLASLAGAGGLLYQVRQHTAAGLTLPGLPGMPFRLEATPFTAVLALVVAVVALLILTYACGYMARERGQVWFWSSMMLFIAAMQLLVLAADWLLFITGWELMGLASYLLIATWHWEEKARQGAFKAFLLTRGTDLGLYLGVVLIILQTGTNLMEPQPGRLLSLVGALALLLAVMGKSAQVPFQSWLSGAMAGPTPVSALLHSATMVAAGVVLLLRAYPLLPPASLPFVGAVGGLTIVLTGLTALVSNDIKQLLAASTSSQLGFMLLALAAGSPAAAVAHLLAHAFMKSSLFLSAGIFQHQNDDTAFVRISGSGRWAPWAFGGWALAGLALAGVPPLVGYWSKDAVLTAGYQSGHPGPYFGVAVLGAALTALYMGRSIRLLWTGPERPPTAAVTGIWSMRAGLALLVGGVVVGGGLLAPALRFVGLTLPENATAQFSGLAAAVGGLGVGFFLFRAADFRQPVLRFARQNYPLAGGFEAVVGQPVLALAAGCRDFDLRLHQLVLGVGQAALGLASAGTAADAGLSGAAQAAGRRTLALADGIRQLAETGISGAVDEVGTAVKKAGQLSRRTQSGLIHQELLWTVAGLLVLGAVLFFTLL